The following coding sequences are from one Coffea arabica cultivar ET-39 chromosome 11e, Coffea Arabica ET-39 HiFi, whole genome shotgun sequence window:
- the LOC113719323 gene encoding protein NRT1/ PTR FAMILY 5.5 has protein sequence MAFLRVVVLLWADMLAAYVMWIMPTYLTNVWKLGFTRAAGIMNVANGLAKVLPLVFFLIVDCGLGNYWMLLLSSVSYAIGLGFLSMSTPPVLAKETGSCKHYKPECIGHTQKALFYTALALIAVGISGHIVSLVALFVDQFEKKKADVKFEKPRHQSKPFVLHQIRRKRGGATSDGPNYPFPPPKVPNNPNAKKQGDDAEDDMLSQLQFQPVEAMLALVNREKVKVFRACLVILFPVIGLIALPYIRPWSLRFGIPAICTLVATMAFLLGSYNDNKPKGSPVTNVLRVLVASTLKMFHKLPTDSSKLYEKNEHDDKKLSHTEGLRFLDKAAIKEEPVTNKWRVCTVTEVEETKIIVNMLPIWITFIICGVVTSIGSTYFVEQGNHMNFKVGKLKFPNSILLVLYELTKSRSKTMYTFIASHLGAAGLKRYAPPVGIAFATLFSVLCCIVAALVETRRLHVLRDHGLLDKPDEKIPMTVFWLLPQYILLAVLDSFYENSAAPFLSDQSPPSMKKYLVYFNPGLSGLGITGSVLSVFLVGRISERRGKENWFQYTLNKSRLDRYYWVLAVLSAANFFWFLVAALRYPYREPTSNDKQENGNEEGNAMEAVEGVIPNIE, from the exons ATGGCATTTCTAAGAGTAGTGG TTTTGTTATGGGCTGATATGTTGGCAGCATATGTAATGTGGATAATGCCAACATACTTGACAAATGTTTGGAAACTGGGATTTACTCGTGCTGCTGGAATCATGAACGTAGCCAATGGCCTCGCTAAAGTTTTACCCCTCGTCTTTTTCTTGATTGTGGACTGTGGCCTTGGTAACTACTGGATGCTGCTTCTCTCAAGCGTATCCTATGCAATT GGTTTGGGATTTTTGTCTATGTCAACACCACCAGTTCTAGCCAAGGAAACTGGGAGCTGTAAACACTACAAGCCTGAATGCATTGGTCACACGCAAAAGGCCCTTTTCTATACAGCTTTAGCATTGATTGCTGTTGGAATAAGCGGACACATTGTATCACTAGTTGCACTCTTTGTTGATCagtttgaaaagaagaaagctGATGTTAAATTTGAGAAACCAAGACATCAGTCCAAGCCATTTGTATTGCATCAGATTAGAAGGAAACGAGGTGGAGCTACAAGTGATGGACCAAATTACCCATTCCCACCACCAAAAGTCCCAAACAATCCGAATGCAAAGAAGCAGGGTGATGATGCTGAAGATGATATGTTGTCACAGCTTCAATTTCAACCAGTAGAAGCAATGCTGGCTCTTGTGAACAGAGAAAAAGTAAAAGTATTCCGAGCTTGTCTTGTGATCCTCTTCCCTGTTATTGGACTAATTGCTCTTCCATACATAAGACCATGGTCACTTCGGTTTGGAATTCCAGCAATTTGTACCTTGGTAGCAACAATGGCATTCTTGTTGGGCTCATACAATGACAACAAACCGAAAGGAAGTCCAGTAACAAATGTACTCAGAGTTCTTGTGGCCTCTACTCTGAAAATGTTTCACAAACTTCCAACTGACAGTTCCAAACTTTATGAAAAAAACGAGCATGATGATAAAAAATTGAGTCATACTGAAGGACTCAG GTTCTTGGACAAGGCTGCCATCAAAGAAGAACCAGTGACAAACAAGTGGAGAGTCTGCACAGTTACAGAagtagaagaaacaaaaatcaTTGTTAACATGCTTCCAATTTGGATCACCTTCATAATTTGTGGTGTCGTAACTTCTATAGGAAGCACCTACTTCGTGGAGCAAGGAAACCACATGAATTTCAAGGTTGGAAAATTGAAGTTTCCTAATTCCATCCTTCTGGTCCTATATGAACTAACCAAGTCACGATCCAAAACAATGTACACCTTCATTGCAAGCCACTTAGGAGCAGCAGGACTAAAGAGGTATGCACCCCCAGTTGGCATTGCATTTGCTACACTATTTTCAGTACTATGCTGCATAGTTGCTGCCTTAGTTGAAACTCGAAGGTTACATGTGCTCAGAGATCATGGATTACTTGACAAACCAGATGAGAAAATTCCCATGACTGTGTTTTGGCTACTTCCACAATACATTCTTCTTGCTGTCCTTGACTCATTTTATGAAAACAGTGCTGCTCCTTTCTTGAGTGATCAGAGTCCTCCGTCAATGAAAAAGTACCTCGTCTACTTCAACCCTGGATTATCTGGGCTGGGAATCACGGGAAGTGTTTTATCAGTATTCTTAGTTGGTAGAATTAGTGAACGAAGAGGAAAAGAGAATTGGTTTCAATATACCTTAAACAAGAGTCGCTTGGATCGCTATTACTGGGTCCTTGCTGTCCTAAGTGCTGCAAATTTCTTCTGGTTTCTTGTGGCAGCATTAAGGTACCCTTACAGGGAACCTACTTCAAATGATAAGCAAGAGAATGGAAACGAAGAAGGTAATGCCATGGAAGCTGTAGAAGGTGTTATTCCTAATATAGAGTAA
- the LOC113718823 gene encoding putative late blight resistance protein homolog R1A-10, whose translation MSVPDAAVTFLLDNLHQVLSYNYHLIADVRDNILILCQELETLKALMRDYSRYNHDSDFLKELVKEIKTVVNQAEDAVDTYIVQASVQRARSWISKTFHIIDYPTKLREVGKQIEEVGKKVREINQEKARNGFEALQYQAMANLNRIPKPKEAPKVEEEHVVGFEEATEKVSKLLTGGSQHLEVISIVGMLGLGKTTLAKKVVKDPIVDYEFMIKAFVYVSKEYEKREVFLSILRSFTQINDEVNKMVEDQLEEYLRKQLEGKQYLVVMDDVWEKEDWDRLKKAFPSNNKRCRVLITTRYERVAEHASRGIPFHKLDFLPLEKSRELLRWKVFDDDKCPKELQEYEIEIANKCDGLPLAVVVIAGILWNNKERIDWWKHVADSVKDYIARDQEQTTKVIELMYKHLPNHLKPCFIYLGVFREDFEIPVWKLLRLWIAEGLILQEGDINLEDIAEQHLEELVARNLVMVGQRRSNDRIKTCRIHDTLREFCKNEATEENFFQEIKKDKLAFFLSEHPALDQYRRLCINHVNVLDYISRPTPSGKCVRSFLTFAKEETTVEPKHVSAIPKTFKLLRVLEVQSLTFTRFPPDLCHLVLLKYVAFSSNISVLPPAMSTMCNMQTLIVNTTSRTLEIKADIWKMPQLRHLHTNASTLLPCPDNKNQRSKEEALIGENLLTLHTVSPESCKEEVFERTTRLKKLGIRGKLAKLFEINGESSLFGYLRKLDSLENLKLLNEDISSRLFGLPSHKSFPRELTKLTLLNTLLDWSEMSTLGKLENLEVLKLKDNAFKGRLWQTEKGGFLRLKFLHIGRTDLVVWEASVDQFPKLKSLVLRNCDKLRAFPHDLADIPSLQMVVLHCTNPSVASSARKLQVLKLEQAQRGNKTSGFKLSVYPPEH comes from the exons ATGTCTGTTCCAGATGCTGCAGTGACTTTTCTGCTAGACAACCTTCACCAGGTACTGAGTTACAACTATCATTTGATCGCCGATGTACGAGATAACATTCTGATTCTTTGCCAAGAACTCGAGACTCTGAAAGCTCTGATGAGAGATTACTCGAGATACAATCACGACAGCGATTTTCTCAAGGAATTGGTGAAGGAAATAAAGACCGTAGTCAACCAAGCTGAAGATGCTGTGGACACTTATATCGTTCAAGCCTCGGTTCAAAGAGCAAGATCCTGGATATCTAAAACTTTTCACATAATTGATTATCCCACCAAGCTTCGGGAAGTGGGGAAACAGATTGAAGAAGTTGGCAAGAAAGTGAGGGAGATTAATCAAGAAAAGGCCAGGAATGGCTTTGAGGCCCTGCAGTATCAAGCCATGGCCAATCTTAACAGGATTCCAAAGCCTAAAGAG GCACCAAAAGTAGAGGAAGAGCATGTGGTTGGTTTTGAGGAGGCAACGGAAAAAGTAAGCAAACTTCTCACCGGTGGATCACAACATCTTGAAGTAATCTCAATTGTTGGTATGCTTGGACTGGGCAAGACAACGTTAGCTAAAAAGGTTGTTAAGGATCCAATTGTTGATTATGAATTTATGATCAAGGCATTTGTTTACGTTTCAAAAGAATACGAGAAAAGGGAAGTGTTCCTCAGTATTTTAAGATCTTTTACACAAATCAACGATGAGGTGAATAAGATGGTAGAAGATCAATTAGAAGAATATCTCCGCAAGCAGTTGGAGGGAAAGCAGTATTTAGTTGTGATGGATGATGTCTGGGAGAAAGAGGATTGGGATAGACTCAAAAAAGCTTTTCCAAGCAATAACAAGCGGTGCAGAGTTCTAATAACTACTCGCTATGAGAGAGTTGCTGAACATGCAAGTCGGGGTATCCCTTTCCATAAGTTGGACTTTTTACCTCTAGAAAAGAGTCGGGAGCTACTTCGCTGGAAGGTCTTTGATGATGACAAGTGCCCAAAGGAGCTGCAGGAGTATGAGATAGAAATAGCAAATAAATGTGATGGATTACCACTTGCAGTGGTTGTCATTGCAGGTATTCTTTGGAACAACAAAGAGAGAATTGATTGGTGGAAACATGTGGCAGATAGTGTCAAGGATTACATTGCAAGGGATCAAGAGCAAACCACTAAGGTAATAGAACTAATGTACAAGCACTTACCAAATCACTTGAAGCCATGTTTCATTTACCTTGGTGTCTTCCGGGAAGACTTTGAGATCCCTGTTTGGAAGTTGTTGCGACTTTGGATTGCTGAAGGACTCATACTACAGGAAGGTGATATCAACTTGGAAGACATAGCAGAGCAACACTTGGAGGAACTTGTTGCGAGAAACTTAGTGATGGTTGGACAAAGAAGGTCAAATGACCGAATTAAAACTTGTCGCATCCATGACACTTTGCGTGAGTTTTGCAAGAATGAAGCTACAGaagaaaatttcttccaagAAATAAAAAAGGATAAACTTGCGTTCTTTTTATCTGAACACCCAGCTTTGGATCAATATCGTCGGCTTTGCATCAATCATGTCAATGTTTTGGACTACATTTCACGGCCCACACCTTCTGGTAAGTGTGTCCGGTctttcttgacttttgccaAAGAAGAAACTACTGTGGAACCAAAACATGTCTCTGCAATTCCCAAAACCTTTAAGTTGCTTagagtgttggaggttcaatcTCTCACCTTCACCCGTTTTCCTCCTGATCTATGCCATTTGGTTCTTTTAAAGTATGTTGCTTTTTCTTCTAACATCTCAGTCCTCCCTCCGGCAATGTCTACCATGTGTAACATGCAAACTCTTATAGTCAATACAACATCACGCACCCTTGAAATCAAAGCAGATATATGGAAGATGCCACAGTTAAGGCATTTGCATACAAATGCGTCTACTCTTTTGCCCTGTCCAGATAACAAAAACCAAAGGAGCAAGGAAGAGGCTTTAATAGGTGAAAATCTGCTGACTTTGCATACTGTTTCACCAGAAAGTTGCAAAGAAGAAGTGTTTGAAAGGACTACCAGACTCAAGAAATTGGGAATACGCGGAAAATTAGCCAAGCTTTTTGAGATCAATGGTGAATCTAGTTTGTTTGGCTATCTTCGAAAGTTGGATTCGCTTGAAAATTTGAAGTTATTGAATGAGGATATATCCTCCAGGTTATTCGGTCTTCCTTCACATAAAAGTTTTCCCAGAGAGTTGACAAAATTGACTTTGTTAAATACGCTGTTGGATTGGAGTGAGATGTCCACATTAGGGAAGCTGGAAAATCTCGAGGTTCTTAAGTTGAAAGACAATGCATTCAAAGGAAGGTTGTGGCAAACAGAAAAGGGTGGCTTTCTTCGTCTCAAATTTTTGCACATTGGACGCACAGATTTGGTGGTATGGGAAGCTTCAGTGGATCAATTTCCAAAGCTTAAAAGCCTTGTACTCAGAAATTGTGATAAACTCAGAGCCTTCCCACATGACCTGGCAGATATTCCTAGCCTCCAGATGGTGGTCCTTCACTGCACAAATCCTTCGGTGGCTTCTTCTGCCAGGAAACTTCAGGTGCTGAAGCTAGAGCAAGCTCAAAGGGGCAACAAAACTAGTGGCTTCAAGCTCTCCGTATATCCTCCAGAACATTGA